A portion of the Mytilus galloprovincialis chromosome 12, xbMytGall1.hap1.1, whole genome shotgun sequence genome contains these proteins:
- the LOC143055492 gene encoding uncharacterized protein LOC143055492 — MLFLARILLVSFFGSFSESHVLLSPRGSYTWSDAYDNCKANDGYLASDIGYNSTVDSQKSSSAWVGKVELTSKWLQIMGCFIFNTTRGNIFQVPTIAFCEMQCSSFRYFAFRAQIEPVCLCMSQLPTKYSNAYSCESVHTYRFLIVYSRYLRSKSYENAIGNCMYSSCTTSPMQIDGPYVANCTSSSVRGVCGLGDLVEDKNIGWTNSLNECIKHYGTYFPEDFRKVCSHVSSSSWTNIFRQHRSFFYTISSNNDELSHRTPLKCASINIDSPYGSRVVNDKVLLTQFVSCNTRLPYFLCVTDSPQLIVSYSSSIVSTVANQNSDNVNKSIPTTNEKDVKNKSNTGSIIGGVVCGLIVLVVISIVLVIFKKRSVSMCRMKSDVSVTEEFSNNASASDKVGLETNDDIENQKTRSEHFSYGDRVNSTHLLCEKLQSGGKYEKNICENGSDHEIVDEADKQSDKLEDGSDFVGSINNAQDGKKRAASIDFSSDFLEHVEDSNS; from the exons ATGCTTTTTCTCGCTAGAATTTTGCTTGTGTCATTCTTTGGCAGCTTTTCGGAAAGTCATG TCTTGTTGTCTCCACGAGGATCTTATACATGGAGTGATGCCTATGACAACTGTAAAGCCAATGACGGATATCTAGCCTCAGATATAGGCTATAATTCTACAGTTGATTCACAAAAATCTTCCTCCGCATGGGTCGGAAAAGTTGAGCTGACATCGAAATGGCTGCAAATAATGG GTTGTTTTATCTTTAATACTACAAGAGGCAATATATTTCAAGTACCAACAATAGCCTTTTGTGAGATGCAATGTAGTAGTTTTAGGTACTTTGCATTTAGA GCACAAATTGAACCAGTATGTTTATGTATGTCACAACTGCCTACAAAGTATTCAAACGCGTATTCCTGTGAAAGTGTTCATACTTACAGATTTTTAATCGTTTATAGCA GATATTTACGGTCCAAGTCTTATGAAAATGCAATAGGTAATTGTATGTATAGTTCATGTACTACATCGCCAATGCAAATAGATGGTCCTTATGTGGCAAACTGTACGTCTAGTAGTGTACGTGGCGTCTGTG GCCTTGGAGACCTTGTTGAAGATAAAAACATAGGCTGGACTAATAGTTTGAACGAGTGTATTAAACATTACGGAACATACTTTCCAGAAGATTTCCGAAAAGTCTGTTCCCATGTTTCATCCTCAAGTTGGACAAACATATTTAGACAACATCGTTCGTTTTTCTACACTATATCTTCTAATAATG ATGAACTCAGTCACAGAACTCCATTAAAATGTGCTTCAATTAACATAGATAGTCCATATGGATCGAGAGTGGTGAACGATAAAGTGTTACTTACTCAGTTTGTATCCTGCAACACTAGATTACCATATTTCTTATGCGTAACAG ATTCCCCACAACTGATTGTTAGTTATTCATCGTCTATCGTGTCTACAGTCGCAAACCAGAACTCTGATA ATGTGAATAAAAGTATACCTACGACAAACGAAAAAGATGTGAAAAACAAAAGCAATACAG gtagTATCATTGGCGGAGTTGTGTGTGGATTAATTGTCCTCGTTGTTATTTCTATTGTACTGGTCATTTTTAAGAAAAG ATCAGTTTCTATGTGTAGGATGAAAAGTGATGTAAGTGTAACGGAAGAGTTTTCGAATAACGCATCCGCGTCCGATAAAGTTGGTTTAGAAACTAATGATGATATTGAAAATCAGAAAACAAGAAGTGAACACTTCAGTTATGGTGATAGAGTGAATTCTACTCATTTACTTTGTGAAAAGTTACAAAGCGGCGgaaaatatgaaaagaacataTGTGAAAATGGTTCTGATCATGAAATTGTTGACGAAGCTGACAAACAATCTGACAAACTAGAGGATGGCTCTGATTTTGTTGGCAGCATAAACAATGCACAGGATGGAAAAAAGAGAGCTGCAAGCATTGACTTTAGTTCGGATtttcttgaacatgttgaagattCGAATTCAtga